tcatgaaaaatcatcaatgaatatgAGAAGATACCTCTTACCTCCCTTAGATGGAAACTGAGAGGGACCCCATAAAGCTGAATAGATGTAGCCTAGCACTTCTCCCATCTTATGCTTACCAGTACTGAAACTGACTTTCTTTTGCTTCCCTAGGACGCAATGCTCACAAAATTCAAGTGTGCTGATCTTCTTACTGTTCAAAAGGTTGCATTTGCTCAATATCTCCAGTCCCTCGTGCGCTCATATGGCCCAGTATCATGTGCCATAATCTTACTTTATCATCATCAAATAACTTCTGCACTGTAGATGCATTAATAGAGCCAACAATGGTGTTTCCTGCTAGTGTGTAAAGACCATCCTCCAGCTTGGCCTTCAGCATCCTTCATTGTACCTCCCTCGCTCATGTACCTGTAGCCTTGATTATCTAGAGTACTCAGGGATATCAAATTCTTCTTCAGATCAGGAACATGAAGGACTTCTATAATAGTCCTCACGATTCCATCATGGCAGCGAACCTGAATTGAACTAATGCTAACTATTTTACAAGTTGCATTATTGCCCATTACTACAGTTCCTTCACTTTTCTCATAGCTTCTGAACCAATCTCTTCGGAATGTCATATGCAGAGTACAACCAGAGTCTAACACCCATTTGTTGTCATAGACTCCACTATTGCATGATGTTGTTAGTACATGTGCATCATTAGAATTATCTACCTGCTCACCAATGGATGCACTCGCCTTTTCTTTGGATTTTGACATAGGATAATCTCGTTCAAAGTGTTCCTTCTTGTGACATTGATAGCCCTAACACTCTGCATTCTTCTTGTTCACATGAGTTTTTGATATGTGCTTTATCCTTCCCTATTGGCTAGTACGACCTCTTAAAAAGAGCCCACTAGCTTCATCATCTTTGTCTCCTTCAAAATGCCTTCGTACATCACAAGAATTAAGTGTTTGCCGCACTTGCTTAAGAGTGATAGACGTCTTACTATATatcattgaattttcaaaatcatgatattttgaaatcaatgaaaataacaAAGCACATACAAGCGTCTCCTCATCCTTCTTAATTCTAGCAATCTGTAAGTCCATCACAAGTTTATTGAATGTATCTAGATGGTCTTGCAACAAAGTACCTGACTCCATCTTAAATGTGTGAAGACGTCGTTGTAACAATATCTTTATTGTAACCGACCAATTCTGGTAAAGCCCTTCCAACCTATCCCATAATTGTTTCAGCGTCTCCTCAGTACTTGTACTCACTTCACAAAGCACGTTAGGTGCAAGGAATAATTGGATTACACTCAATGCATCTCCTTTAATCTTTTCCTTGTCGAAAATTAATATGTTATCGGGTACTTTCCGTCAATAGCGTGGATTGAACTTTCCCTCTGCAATAACACCATCATCTGaatattccaaatattgaaattgTTGCGCCCACTAAATCTATCAATTTCAAACTTCATAAAACTCATTTTTACATGTTTTTCCTCTTCTACTACAAAGTATTTGGAAAtacataaaatcaaaataattcttTTCTGATGTGGAAGTTTAGACTGTGCTGCAACCACAGAGAAccttggctctgataccaattgttagcggaaacatgaaaatataaagaacaatgaagaataataatatttaacgtggttcggaTCAGAATGATCCTACGTCCACCAGAGAACAACTgtctttatattaacaaagaaagggGAGAGATCTCAAATACAAATAAGAGAATTGCTCTATCAATTCTCTAgtcttctaatgtattttgcaaatgctttaaaatataataagacaagagagaaatatttttgaggTGTGTTGCAAATGAATCAAGAgctacctatttataggaataaattcttgctcttgatgtcattcatgacatcacattttgtcaagatgtcaaagtttaccaaatttTCACCTACCAAATTTACCAAACTTTTACCTAACTTTCACCTACCAAGTTGTTACATTAAGACTATCTAGAATCTTGTCATAACAATTTTATTAGTTCAAAAATTATGTGTATGTACATTTGAAAAGTTTTTGAAGATATATATTTATTAGAAATTGTATTCGTTATCTCAAAAGAGTAATAAAAATGATTCGAGATACGAATGCTCATACGAGAAAGTTGACTTTTGGGTCTGAAACTTGGGAGGTTGCtctatttaaaattttgaatccgtCAAATATTATACTCAAGTGGAAGTTCCACTACTAAAAATCTGTCAAAAAATGATGCAAAAAAGCGACAGACTGCGTCATTTTTTTGGTCAAACTCGACGGAAAAGCGACGCAGTTAtttccgtcgcttttttgtTCGACGCTTTTAATAAAGCGACGGATTGCATcgcaaaaagcgacggactgcatcGCCCCTaaaaaatttttttaaaaaaatatataaaaaaacaacGGACTGCGtcgttttattttttaatttttaattttttttccataaaagCGAGGGACAAAGggtccctgtccgtcgcttttgttcttggtgttcttgaaaatttccaaaaaagcgacggacatagGGTCCCTGTTCGTCgcttttctataaaaaaaaatacagaaaagtgacggactaaaggaccatGTCCGTTGCTTTTCCTGTAGTATTTTTGACAGCAGAAACTTTAGTTTCTGCTGCCACCTGCAATTAAAATGTAATTCAATAATAAtcaatacaatccaatccaacacAACTAACCAACCAACAAAATACACAATATGCATCATAAggaacataattaaacactcaAAACGAATGaagtcataatattttaaagtctTTCAAATTTAACAACTAAAAGCTCATATATTATCTtacaataattcaacatttctaaagtgCAAGTTGGATTTTATTAGACAATTAAAGTACAAACTAATTCCAACAagtaaatcaaatcaaatctaaGTGTCAACACTAGATGGACACAAATTGATCTtgcaagaaaatcaattttgtcATCAATAGGATCAACTAATGTTGTCACTTATGCTAAACTAACACTTTATCACTAAAGCAcactctaaaaattcaaacatatCCTAAGAAATCAAACAAAACCCTAAGAAAAATGCAGGTGTTGtacattgaataaaaaaatctaatataTACAATAGTTAAAATTTAAGTGGAAAAAGTACCTCGAATTTTTTCAATTTGGGATGAGATGGAGGGGTTGGTGGCAGTGGGTTTGGCGGCGTCGAATATTggaatatttaattagattgtacCTCTGCACTAAAAAAAttgtacaaaaatattcaaccttaattaattatttcaagtatcctaagttcaagtatctaaagttgagaatttatacaaaccaaaataatttctaactacttaattaaaaaatcctaaagttcaagtaaaaaaattctaaagttcaagttttaAATTCAAGTTTAAAGTTCACAACTTAAAGTTTACATGCATatccttcaaaaattcaagaattctcaagttcaacatttctaaagttcaagagcccgtttggatggacttaaaaaaaagtaacttttatgtatgaagtgtttttagaactttgaagtgctgaaagttatatttataaataagaagttgagtgtttgaataaaagtatttatgttgaaaataagtgtttgaattttagggttaaaagaataaaaatgatagtttgagaatttaattaaaatataagggatataaaagtaatttccatggtcaaacaaaatgactttaagcacttagaaaaaaaagttagaaatcctaacttttcatttttgactgactttaagaactttatggcttaaaattagcattaggcaaacacgtccaaaagctaaaaaggggctttaagttggttttgaccaacttaaagcccatccaaacgggctccaagttgttttttttctaacttaaagtacaaactttcaaatttcaagtataattaaagttcaagtatctaaagttgagaatttatacaaaccaaaaaaattcctaagtacttcaaaaatcctaaaattcaagttctaaaatctaagttcaagttaaaaaatcctaatattcaactttaaaaatcttaaattctaagttcaaaattttaagttgaaaGTTCACAACTTAAAGTTTATATATCCtacaataattcaacatttctaaagttTAAGCTTAATTAAGTCTTAAAAACCACAATTCAAGAAACCAAAGTTAATAActtcatgaaaaaaaaaataattcacaatttctaaagttcacaacctaaattcaaataagtaaatgctacaccaaaaaaaattctaagttcaacttaaaaaatccgacctaaagttcaagttctaaattcaagttcaaagttctaaattcaatacaagttatgattaagTTCAAAGTTGTAATCAGAAGCTCTAAATAAGTTCTAAGTTTCTAACTTCTAATTAACTTCTATAATTACTTCTTAAATCTAACTTGTAACTTCAACAACACTTCAAGTCAAACtaaaaaatacccaaatttacaatctaattaaaaaaaaccaaTTCAACTAAAACCCAAAAATTTTcattcactaattcacaattaaatatacAAACTAACAATGTTAATAACTTTATAActtcaaaaacacttcaatTCCAACTCAATAAAACCCAAATCACAAACTAATTCAAAATACCCCAATTCAAAATAaaaccctaaaatcaaaactataacttttTATTCACTAATTCACAATCAATGTTACAAATTGACTATGTTAACAACATATACTACAACaacataaatgaaataaacAAACTAATAATTCAAACTTTTctcaatttacaaaaaaaataaaaccctAAGTTTAACaaggagagaaaaagagaagagagagaggggCAGACGGAGTACCTGAGAGAGAGGGAGGGACGACGACGGCGGAGACGCCGGCGAGCTGCGGCGGGGGTGGGGGTGAGCATCGGAGTCGGGTTTTAGGGGAGGGGAtcgaagagagagagagagataagagagtatagaaaataaaaaatgggaGAAGCTGTGACTGATATTTAGTAGGGGGCGACGGACAGCGTTGCAAAGTCCGTCgctccatttaaaaaaaattgaccaaaaaagtGACGGACTAAGCGACGCCGTCCTtcgctttttttaaaaaaaaatatttataaataataaaataaaactttataaaaaatatattataaattaaaattaaaaataagcgAAGGACTCCGTcgcttattttaaattaaaaataattatttttattgaaagcGACGGACGGCGTCGCCGTTTAtagtaaaaaattaattaaaaatatttttggcacAAAAGTCCACcaaaaaaaagcgacggacatagAGTCACTGTCTGTcgctttttaaaataaaaaataaaaataaaaaaataaaaaatataagcgACGGACGGTGTCCCTTTGTTCGTCACTTTTTACCatcgacgcagtccgtcgcttttcttttcatcattttttcaccattttttagtagtgttctTTAATCATATAATATGTTTGCTACTATATCCACAATTAGATGTTTAATTAGATATTAAGGAATCTTTTTTATCCTTACTACGAAGTTAAGCAATAGCTTAAAGCTTAATGCAAGTTTAAATTCCCCCTTATAAAGTGTAAAACAGtttctttttcacaaaaaaaataacttgTTCAGATCTTGTCATGTGAAAATAGTAGGGGTCGTGTGATAGCTGATTTAGACATGTGCATAAGCAATGCCATATTTAGTAGCTGGTTAGGAGGtaaattattcatgaataaaaataatatgatatttgatttgtaatttaaaaaTCCACATAACTAATACACGTATAAGTTATGAGAGAATTTATGTACAATATTTTATGCACGATAGAAGAAAGAAACTTTATTATAGTTTTCTGGTTATCCCACTAGGCATTGGGCCCTATTCATCGATCATCCGAATAAGAAGAGAGCACACATCACAAAATGTGGCATTTTATTCGGACGATAAGCTAATTGTAATGTTACAAGTAATTGAGGCGCATAGGGAATGTGGATCACGGACAAGTTATCTGATCAATAACAATGGTCTAAGTTGCATGGACTCTCCACTTTAGCTGTCTCACCCGCgtcaaattctccaaaaatactTATGGAGAATTGGACACACGCACCCATTGACATTTTTAAaaagtccgagcaacataggcGATGACAATTCTAGCTTATGATGAGTGAGTCAAGTTGAAGCATGTACACAAGCTAAGTATCTCCAAGTCTCATTAAGCTATAGTGAGATACAAGTCCTCCACTTGAAGCAATGCATATGTGCCCTTTGTTCCCAAAAGAAAGGTAAAAAGATACATTGTGAATTATAATAACTAAAAGCACACTGTTAAACAGAATCTTTAGTTTGTACTTAAGAATTTGAGTTGTCCAGAGTTAGCAGCTAGCTCTTCCACTCCCCCACTAACTCAGTATAGCAATATCTCAAAAGTGTCAAAATGCTGATTTTATCTCATCTACTCTGTATTTCACTCTGTGTATTCCTCTTTCTTGTTAGCACAAGTAATTCCTGACTCTTAATCCATGTCCTAACTTGTTTGCATGCACAACATTTTCTTGACTTGTTTTACTATTTGTCATGTGACTGCAGATGGGACACAACTTATTCTAGTTAACAACTGCAGAAGAAGCATATGGCCTGGAATTCTTGGCAATAGAGGGAAGATGACTCCTAAAGATGGCGGCTTTCACATGAGGAGTGGTGATGAAGTAGTCTTTGATGTGCCTAAGAAGTGGTCGGGTAGGATATGGGCCAGGCAGAATTGTCACTTTAATAAGACTGGCAAAGGCTCATGTGATACTGGAGATTGTAATGGCCAGTTAAAATGCCAGGGGTTAGAAGGTAAACCACCGGCTACTGTTGTGGAAATGACACTAGGCTCATCGACTTCACCCTTGCATTTCTATGATGTGAGCTTAGTCGATGGCTTCAACGTGCCAGTTTCAATGAGACCTATTGGTGGAGGAATAGGTTGTGGCGTGGCAGAGTGTGATGTTGATCTGAATATATGTTGTCCAGCTGCACTCGAAGTGAAGATTGGTGGAGAAGTGGTAGGGTGCAAGAGTGCTTGTTTGGCTATACAATCAGCCAAGTACTGCTGCACAGGAAAATTTGCAGATCCCAAAACATGCAAACCTACTATTTTTGCTCATCTATTTAAGGCCATCTGTCCCAAGGCTTACAGTTATGCATTTGATGAGTCTTCTAGCCTAAACAGGTGTAGGGCTACAAGGTATGTCATTATCTTTTGCCCTCCAAAATAAGAGTTCTGGGAATCTGTATACAAGTTTCATGTACCTTAGGATTGGATGGAAGCACATGTCCATCTAGTGGCACTTGTTGTCCAACTTATGTAATTCAGTCTTAACAGAAAATTAATTGAAGGTCAATGAACAGCAATATTAGTACAAACTGAGATTCCCATATGGTGATAGAACTCAccaaattaaaaatacattcAACAGTAGATGCTCTAAATATACTATATAACCAAAAAATACAGCATCACATGAAGATTTCAgttaaacaagaaaaagaagaaaaattggaATGGTGACATGACGGCGAGGAAAGGTTATAAATTATCCAGAAAATACTAGGCATTTAACGCAGAATGTTATTTGTAATATCACAAAGATATATTAAGCCAAAGAACATGGTATTGCCTTAACATGTACATCATGTAGAGGTGTCTCTATTTTGTTCCTCAGACGTGGCTTCACTAGAGCTACTCTGCGCAGGAGGATCCTGTGTAGGTGGACCAAGGCCTAGCAATAAGGGAGCCTGTTTCTTTTCATTACTTGGTTTAGTATCCTCATTCCTATTCGCCGCCCAAGCTCTCAGAGGTGGTTCGAAATGCTTACTAGCAACATCGGGTGGTAATGCATCCTCTCCAGGGAGAACAACTAGGCCTTTCTCTCTAAGAGCAGAAGGCTCATTGTAGCAGGTATTCCAGAGTGAATCTACCAGCTGCCTCTCTTCTTTAGCAGCACCAAGATCCTCAGTTGACATAGAGGAAATCCCATTGATTCGCTCCTGGAGTATTTGCTTGAGTTTCTCGTCTTCTTCAATTGATGAGGAGCCATCTACCTGTCCTGTCCTGTCTTGGGCAAGATCAAGAAGTCCTCGTAGGGCACCCTCTCGCACTTCTCCATCGTCACTAGAGGCTAGATGCATCAAAACTCGAGGAAATCCTAGCTCAGTCACTACATTGCAGTCTGAACGATTCTCATGCAGTAAATAATGGATCAAGTTAAGGGCTTTCCTGCAAAAGAACAGAAACTATACCTATTAGAAAGAGAATACAAAAGAGGACACTTTACTGTAAA
This DNA window, taken from Solanum dulcamara chromosome 3, daSolDulc1.2, whole genome shotgun sequence, encodes the following:
- the LOC129882271 gene encoding thaumatin-like protein; this encodes MLILSHLLCISLCVFLFLVSTNGTQLILVNNCRRSIWPGILGNRGKMTPKDGGFHMRSGDEVVFDVPKKWSGRIWARQNCHFNKTGKGSCDTGDCNGQLKCQGLEGKPPATVVEMTLGSSTSPLHFYDVSLVDGFNVPVSMRPIGGGIGCGVAECDVDLNICCPAALEVKIGGEVVGCKSACLAIQSAKYCCTGKFADPKTCKPTIFAHLFKAICPKAYSYAFDESSSLNRCRATRYVIIFCPPK